A genome region from Triticum aestivum cultivar Chinese Spring chromosome 2B, IWGSC CS RefSeq v2.1, whole genome shotgun sequence includes the following:
- the LOC123047453 gene encoding uncharacterized protein — MESPPPKRNVGHGGEDGISALPDHLLLDILERLHLREAVRAGALSTRWRHLPTHLSRVHLNAGHFRGATSLQVMDAFTGAARALLTRVPPAEGVCESGALKVLVLTFYTSSPHLTSIGRLIEGIVSLGQTQCLEFCISPPGTDPLGINIEIGQEFMAFSRAYPVAFSWLTTLMLEYHAFGHSDITDLISTCGRLRHLSLRFCRLLDLHSTLKIDVPCSELQELEFVGLLCTRIELVSVPKLRQVECKCWLFNNPPVRFGYVPELRGLVLASKAKAWQEPFALSECLSTSAGARNLSTLTLCFGYQMIWIQPEPPKQRIAIFRNLTSVRLFGIFGECDLSWTLFILEAAPALHDLALSRHSCVKTPEDSAEKTTIMWEPSKDLKHLNLKVLQIFGCEDEDKVTNYTRLVMERAVGLLIIQLYGESPCTHCDADNLERSKAEKASRHRIKEQLTHGSSSSVEIIIC, encoded by the exons ATGGAGTCGCCGCCGCCCAAGCGCAACGTCGGCCACGGCGGCGAGGACGGAATCAGCGCGCTCCCTGACCACCTCCTCCTTGACATCCTCGAGCGCCTCCACCTGCGCGAGGCGGTCCGCGCCGGCGCGCTCTCCACGCGGTGGCGGCACCTCCCCACCCACCTCTCGCGCGTGCACCTCAACGCCGGTCACTTCCGCGGCGCCACATCGCTCCAGGTCATGGACGCGTTCACGGGCGCGGCGCGGGCCTTGCTCACTCGGGTGCCTCCCGCGGAGGGCGTGTGCGAGAGTGGTGCCCTCAAGGTCCTCGTCCTCACCTTCTACACGTCTTCCCCTCACCTGACCTCCATAGGCCGCCTCATCGAGGGCATCGTCAGCTTGGGCCAGACCCAATGCCTTGAGTTTTGCATATCCCCGCCGGGCACTGACCCGCTGGGCATCAACATTGAGATTGGGCAGGAGTTCATGGCCTTCTCCCGTGCCTACCCAGTTGCCTTCTCGTGGCTTACGACGCTTATGCTCGAATATCATGCTTTTGGACATTCCGACATCACTGACCTCATTAGCACTTGCGGTAGGCTCAGGCACCTCAGCTTGAGATTCTGCAGACTGCTTGATCTGCACTCCACGCTCAAGATTGATGTGCCGTGCTCTGAGCTCCAGGAGCTCGAGTTCGTCGGCCTTTTGTGCACACGGATCGAGCTCGTCTCTGTCCCGAAGCTTAGACAAGTGGAGTGCAAATGTTGGCTCTTCAATAACCCTCCAGTGCGCTTTGGCTACGTTCCTGAGCTTCGCGGTTTAGTACTCGCTTCTAAAGCCAAGGCATGGCAAGAGCCATTCGCGCTGAGCGAATGCCTGTCAACGAGTGCTGGTGCCAGGAACCTGTCAACACTGACTCTCTGTTTTGGGTACCAAATG ATTTGGATTCAGCCAGAACCTCCGAAGCAGCGCATTGCTATATTCAGAAACCTGACCTCTGTGCGTCTTTTCGGTATCTTCGGTGAGTGTGATCTGAGCTGGACTCTGTTTATCCTTGAAGCTGCACCTGCCCTACATGATTTGGCA TTGTCTCGACATTCATGTGTCAAGACGCCCGAGGACAGTGCCGAGAAGACCACCATCATGTGGGAGCCATCCAAGGATTTAAAGCACCTGAACTTGAAGGTGCTGCAGATCTTCGGGTGCGAGGATGAAGACAAGGTGACAAACTATACAAGGCTTGTCATGGAACGAGCTGTGGGGCTTTTGATAATCCAGTTGTATGGTGAAAGCCCATGCACGCACTGCGATGCCGACAACCTTGAAAGATCCAAGGCGGAAAAAGCTAGCAGGCATCGGATTAAGGAGCAACTCACACATGGATCATCCTCATCCGTGGAGATAATTATCTGTTGA